One genomic window of Actinoplanes lobatus includes the following:
- the murA gene encoding UDP-N-acetylglucosamine 1-carboxyvinyltransferase, with protein MTEDVLVVHGGTPLQGQIRVRGAKNLVSKAMVAALLGESPSRLFDVPRIRDVEVVSGLLELHGVKVSAGAEDGELVMDPTNVESASTDEINVHAGSSRIPILLCGPLLHRLGHAFIPDLGGCHIGPRPIDFHIGALREFGAVVDKTPEGMHLSAPNGLHGAKLELPYPSVGATEQVLLTAVRAEGVTELRNAAIEPEIIDLICILQKMGAIIKVHTDRVIEIHGVPRLYGYEHKPIPDRIEAASWAAAALATRGEIEVLGARQQDMMTFLNVYRSIGGELKITDDRVARAGVSGSEGGIKFWHPGGELKAVALETDVHPGFMTDWQQPLVVALTQARGISIMHETVYEQRLGYTEALNSMGATIQVYRDCLGGTPCRFGRRNFMHSAVIAGPSKLHAADLRIPDLRAGFAHLIAALAAEGTSRVYGVNLIKRGYEDFEAKLAALGAHVERL; from the coding sequence TTGACCGAAGATGTCCTGGTCGTGCACGGTGGCACGCCGTTGCAGGGGCAGATCCGGGTTCGTGGCGCCAAGAACCTCGTCTCCAAGGCCATGGTGGCCGCCCTGCTCGGCGAGTCCCCGAGCCGCCTCTTCGACGTACCGCGGATCCGCGACGTCGAGGTGGTCAGCGGACTCCTCGAACTGCACGGTGTGAAGGTCTCCGCCGGCGCCGAGGACGGCGAGCTGGTGATGGATCCCACCAACGTGGAGAGCGCCAGCACCGACGAGATCAACGTCCACGCGGGCTCCAGCCGGATCCCGATCCTGCTGTGCGGTCCGCTGCTGCACCGCCTCGGTCACGCGTTCATCCCGGACCTGGGCGGCTGCCACATCGGCCCGCGCCCGATCGACTTCCACATCGGGGCGCTGCGCGAGTTCGGCGCGGTCGTCGACAAGACCCCCGAGGGCATGCACCTGAGCGCCCCGAACGGTCTGCACGGCGCCAAGCTGGAGCTGCCCTACCCGAGCGTCGGCGCCACCGAGCAGGTGCTGCTCACCGCGGTCCGCGCCGAGGGTGTCACCGAGCTGCGCAACGCCGCGATCGAGCCGGAGATCATCGACCTGATCTGCATCCTGCAGAAGATGGGCGCGATCATCAAAGTGCACACCGACCGGGTCATCGAGATCCACGGTGTGCCCCGGCTGTACGGCTACGAGCACAAGCCGATCCCGGACCGGATCGAGGCGGCCAGCTGGGCCGCGGCGGCGCTCGCCACCCGTGGCGAGATCGAGGTCCTGGGCGCCCGCCAGCAGGACATGATGACGTTCCTGAACGTCTACCGGTCGATCGGCGGCGAGCTGAAGATCACCGACGACCGGGTGGCCCGCGCGGGCGTGTCCGGCTCCGAGGGCGGCATCAAGTTCTGGCACCCGGGCGGCGAGCTGAAGGCCGTCGCGCTGGAGACCGACGTTCACCCCGGTTTCATGACCGACTGGCAGCAGCCGCTGGTGGTGGCACTGACCCAGGCCCGGGGCATCTCGATCATGCACGAGACGGTGTACGAGCAGCGGCTCGGCTACACCGAGGCGCTCAACTCGATGGGCGCCACCATCCAGGTCTACCGGGACTGCCTCGGCGGCACCCCGTGCCGGTTCGGCCGCCGCAACTTCATGCACTCCGCGGTGATCGCCGGCCCGTCCAAGCTGCACGCCGCCGATCTGCGTATCCCCGACCTGCGGGCCGGGTTCGCGCACCTGATCGCGGCGCTGGCCGCCGAAGGCACCTCGCGGGTCTACGGCGTCAACCTGATCAAGCGCGGCTACGAGGACTTCGAAGCGAAGCTGGCCGCTCTCGGCGCCCACGTCGAGCGTCTCTGA
- the nadA gene encoding quinolinate synthase NadA, giving the protein MAGVTSTWTEPANTPVALLLLGQGTDPASERGVDCPGELPAPSDPDLVARAEAAKAALGGRVFVLGHHYQRDEVIRFADVTGDSFKLAQQAAARPEAEFIVFCGVHFMAESADILTKPEQRVILPDLAAGCSMADMAVLGQVETAWEHFQDLGIAGDIVPVTYMNSSADIKGFVGRNEGVVCTSSNAKRALTWSFEQGSKVFFLPDQHLGRNTAVLEMGFDLDDCVLYDPHKPQGGLTDEQLRNARMILWRGHCSVHGRFTIDSVREVRERVPGVNVLVHPECRHDVVRAADHVGSTEYIIKALDAAEPGSAWAVGTELNLVRRLALAHPDKRIMFLDRTVCYCSTMNRIDLPHLVWALEELVAGRVPNVITVDEKTAHEARVALDQMLALP; this is encoded by the coding sequence ATGGCTGGCGTGACGTCGACCTGGACCGAACCCGCCAACACCCCTGTGGCTCTGCTCCTGCTCGGGCAGGGCACCGACCCGGCCAGCGAGCGGGGCGTGGACTGCCCCGGCGAGCTGCCCGCCCCGAGCGACCCGGACCTGGTGGCCCGGGCCGAGGCGGCGAAGGCGGCGCTCGGCGGCCGGGTGTTCGTGCTGGGACATCACTACCAGCGTGATGAGGTCATCCGCTTCGCCGATGTGACCGGCGACTCGTTCAAGCTGGCCCAGCAGGCGGCGGCCCGCCCCGAGGCGGAGTTCATCGTCTTCTGCGGCGTGCACTTCATGGCCGAGAGCGCGGACATCCTGACCAAGCCCGAGCAGCGGGTCATCCTGCCCGACCTCGCGGCCGGCTGCTCGATGGCCGACATGGCGGTGCTCGGCCAGGTCGAGACGGCGTGGGAGCACTTCCAGGATCTCGGCATCGCGGGCGACATCGTCCCGGTGACGTACATGAACTCGTCCGCCGACATCAAGGGCTTCGTCGGCCGCAACGAGGGCGTGGTGTGCACCTCGTCGAATGCGAAGCGTGCCCTGACCTGGTCGTTCGAGCAGGGTTCGAAGGTGTTCTTCCTGCCCGACCAGCACCTGGGCCGCAACACCGCCGTGCTGGAGATGGGTTTCGACCTGGACGACTGCGTCCTCTACGACCCGCACAAGCCGCAGGGCGGCCTGACCGACGAGCAGCTGCGGAACGCGCGGATGATCCTGTGGCGGGGCCACTGCTCGGTGCACGGCCGGTTCACCATCGACAGTGTCCGCGAGGTGCGCGAGCGGGTGCCGGGCGTCAACGTCCTGGTGCACCCGGAGTGCCGCCACGACGTGGTCCGGGCGGCCGACCACGTGGGCTCCACGGAGTACATCATCAAGGCCCTGGACGCGGCCGAGCCCGGTTCGGCCTGGGCGGTCGGCACCGAGCTGAACCTGGTCCGCCGTCTCGCGCTGGCCCACCCGGACAAACGGATCATGTTCCTCGACCGGACGGTCTGCTACTGCTCCACCATGAACCGGATCGACCTCCCCCACCTGGTGTGGGCGCTGGAGGAACTGGTCGCCGGACGGGTGCCGAACGTGATCACGGTGGACGAGAAGACCGCCCATGAGGCCCGGGTCGCCCTCGACCAGATGCTCGCCTTGCCGTGA
- a CDS encoding glycerate kinase family protein, with protein sequence MRVLICPDKFAGTLSAPEVAQAVADGWSVPGDVLVQRPLADGGPGFVEVLAAALDGRLIPVDTVDPLGRPARGEILYANGVAYVESAQACGLHLLSAAERDPRVTTSYGLGLLLAAAVETGAAEVVVGLGGSAVNDAGAGMLAALGAAPVDDAGQALPYGGIPLITAAALGGVPRLRQVRLVAATDVDNPLTGLHGASNVFGPQKGAGREDVLRLDAALEHFAGVLEKAFGIEDLATRPGGGAAGGLGAALIALGGTVTSGINLVTNLIGLDRELDAADLVITGEGSFDHQSLRGKVVAGIAAGARDRGLPCVVLAGRNETGHREAAAAGVTETHTLVEHFGDVETALAEPARGLRELSGRLAGQWSR encoded by the coding sequence GTGCGCGTACTGATCTGTCCGGACAAGTTCGCCGGTACCCTTTCCGCCCCCGAAGTCGCCCAGGCTGTCGCCGACGGCTGGTCCGTCCCGGGTGACGTCCTCGTGCAACGGCCGCTCGCCGACGGCGGCCCCGGATTCGTCGAGGTCCTGGCCGCCGCACTGGACGGCCGGCTGATCCCGGTGGACACCGTCGACCCGCTCGGCCGCCCGGCCCGAGGCGAGATCCTGTACGCGAACGGCGTCGCCTACGTGGAGAGCGCCCAGGCCTGCGGGCTGCACCTGCTCTCCGCCGCCGAACGCGACCCCCGGGTGACCACCTCGTACGGCCTGGGCCTGCTGCTGGCCGCCGCCGTCGAGACCGGAGCGGCCGAGGTGGTCGTCGGGCTGGGCGGCTCCGCGGTCAACGACGCCGGCGCCGGCATGCTGGCCGCGCTGGGCGCCGCCCCGGTCGACGACGCCGGCCAGGCCCTGCCGTACGGCGGGATCCCACTGATCACCGCGGCCGCCCTGGGCGGTGTCCCCCGGCTGCGGCAGGTGCGCCTGGTCGCCGCCACCGATGTGGACAACCCGCTGACCGGCCTGCACGGCGCCAGCAACGTCTTCGGCCCGCAGAAGGGCGCCGGCCGGGAGGACGTGCTGCGCCTGGACGCCGCCCTGGAGCACTTCGCCGGCGTGCTGGAGAAGGCGTTCGGGATCGAGGACCTGGCCACCCGCCCGGGCGGTGGCGCGGCCGGCGGCCTGGGCGCCGCGCTGATCGCCCTCGGCGGCACGGTCACCTCCGGCATCAACCTGGTCACGAACCTGATCGGCCTGGACCGCGAACTGGACGCCGCCGACCTGGTGATCACCGGCGAGGGTTCGTTCGACCACCAGTCGCTGCGCGGCAAGGTGGTCGCCGGGATCGCCGCCGGGGCCCGCGACCGGGGCCTGCCGTGCGTGGTGCTGGCCGGCCGCAACGAGACCGGGCACCGGGAGGCCGCGGCCGCCGGGGTCACCGAGACGCACACTCTTGTGGAGCATTTCGGCGACGTCGAGACGGCTCTCGCGGAACCGGCTCGTGGCCTGCGGGAACTCTCAGGCCGCCTGGCCGGGCAGTGGAGCAGGTGA
- the erpA gene encoding iron-sulfur cluster insertion protein ErpA, translating to MTTEAHTESTEATAPTGVILTDVAAVKVKALIEQEGRDDLRLRIAVQPGGCSGLRYQLFFDERSLDGDVVSDFDGVEVVVDRMSAPYLAGATIDFADRIDAQGFTIDNPNAQNSCACGDSFH from the coding sequence GTGACCACTGAAGCGCACACCGAGTCGACCGAGGCGACCGCCCCGACCGGCGTCATCTTGACCGACGTCGCCGCGGTGAAGGTCAAGGCCCTGATCGAGCAGGAGGGGCGCGACGACCTGCGTCTGCGCATCGCCGTACAGCCCGGTGGCTGCTCCGGCCTGCGTTACCAGCTCTTCTTCGACGAGCGTTCGCTCGACGGGGATGTCGTCAGCGACTTCGACGGCGTCGAGGTCGTGGTGGACCGGATGAGCGCTCCGTATCTTGCGGGCGCGACCATCGACTTCGCCGACCGGATCGACGCTCAGGGTTTCACCATCGACAACCCGAACGCGCAGAACTCCTGCGCGTGTGGTGACTCGTTCCACTGA
- a CDS encoding carbohydrate kinase family protein: protein MKIAVTGSIATDHLMHFPGRFAEQLIADQLHKVSLSFLVDDLVVRRGGVAPNIAFGMGKLGLRPLLVGAVGADFGDYRSWLERHGVDCGSVHVSDTAHTARFVCTTDDDLNQIASFYAGAMAEARNIELRPVHERAGGLDLVLVGANDPAAMIRHSEECRERGYAFAADPSQQLARMDGSDVLSLISGAEYLLTNEYERSLLETKAGLTGDQVLEQVKIRVTTLGKDGVEITGRGIERIHVPVVPDVLGEDPTGVGDGFRAGFFAGVSWGLGLERSAQVGSLVAALVLETVGTQEYDIKAPDFTKRFASAYGDEAAAEVAPLLPA, encoded by the coding sequence ATGAAGATCGCCGTCACCGGCTCGATCGCCACCGACCATCTGATGCACTTCCCCGGCAGGTTCGCCGAGCAGCTCATCGCGGACCAGCTGCACAAGGTCTCGCTCTCCTTCCTCGTCGACGACCTCGTGGTCCGCCGCGGCGGTGTCGCCCCCAACATCGCCTTCGGGATGGGCAAGCTGGGCCTGCGCCCGCTCCTGGTCGGTGCGGTCGGCGCCGACTTCGGTGACTACCGTTCCTGGCTCGAGCGGCACGGGGTGGACTGCGGTTCGGTGCACGTCAGCGACACGGCGCACACCGCCCGGTTCGTCTGCACCACCGACGACGACCTCAACCAGATCGCCTCCTTCTACGCCGGGGCGATGGCCGAGGCGCGCAACATCGAGCTGCGGCCGGTGCACGAGCGGGCCGGCGGCCTCGACCTGGTGCTGGTAGGCGCCAACGACCCGGCCGCGATGATCCGGCACTCCGAGGAGTGCCGCGAGCGGGGTTACGCGTTCGCCGCCGACCCGTCGCAGCAGCTCGCCCGGATGGACGGCTCGGACGTGCTGAGCCTGATCAGCGGCGCGGAGTACCTGCTGACCAACGAGTACGAGCGGTCCCTGCTGGAGACCAAGGCCGGCCTCACCGGCGACCAGGTGCTGGAGCAGGTGAAGATCCGGGTCACCACCCTCGGCAAGGACGGTGTGGAGATCACCGGCCGGGGGATCGAGCGGATCCACGTGCCGGTCGTCCCGGACGTCCTCGGCGAGGACCCGACCGGGGTGGGCGACGGCTTCCGGGCCGGCTTCTTCGCCGGTGTCTCGTGGGGGCTCGGCCTGGAGCGGTCCGCCCAGGTCGGCTCGCTGGTCGCGGCGCTGGTGCTGGAGACGGTCGGCACCCAGGAGTACGACATCAAGGCTCCCGACTTCACGAAGCGGTTCGCGTCGGCGTACGGCGACGAGGCGGCCGCGGAGGTCGCGCCGCTGCTCCCGGCGTGA
- a CDS encoding AAA family ATPase, giving the protein MVLAVFAGLPGVGKSTLAAAVAAELPAAVLAVDTVDFTLQRYGVQEPRPGYTAYGVVAAVAEEQLRIGHHVIIDAVNPVRAARQLWVDLAERMEVPLRVVEVICGDDVEHRRRVEERFKARDHEGIPDWVRVLERQAEYEPYLGPRLVVDTHLAKDPVPSVVGYLDDRRR; this is encoded by the coding sequence ATGGTGTTAGCGGTCTTCGCCGGGCTCCCCGGCGTCGGTAAGAGCACTCTGGCCGCCGCGGTGGCCGCCGAGCTGCCCGCGGCGGTCCTGGCCGTCGACACGGTCGACTTCACGCTCCAGCGGTACGGGGTGCAGGAGCCCCGGCCCGGCTACACCGCCTACGGGGTGGTGGCCGCGGTGGCCGAGGAGCAGCTCCGGATCGGCCACCACGTGATCATCGACGCGGTGAACCCGGTCCGGGCGGCGCGGCAGCTCTGGGTGGACCTGGCCGAGCGGATGGAGGTGCCGCTGCGGGTCGTCGAGGTGATCTGCGGCGACGACGTGGAGCACCGCCGCCGGGTCGAGGAGCGGTTCAAGGCGCGCGACCACGAGGGCATCCCGGACTGGGTGCGGGTCCTGGAACGCCAGGCGGAGTACGAGCCCTATCTGGGCCCGCGCCTGGTCGTCGACACCCACCTGGCCAAGGACCCGGTCCCGTCCGTGGTCGGCTATCTCGACGATCGCCGCCGGTGA